The DNA window TCCGCTCGAGCATCACCGGCACCACCGCGAGACCGCCGGCGCCGTGCTCGCGCACGAGTTCGAGGGTGGCCACCGGATCGAACCGACGGCGCATCACCATGGTGCAGGTCATCGTCGCCGAGATCGCGACCTGCCCGAATCCCCACGCGTGAAAGATCGGGGCGGCGATCACCGTGGTCTCGCCGGCGCGCCACGGAATGCGATCGAGCATCGCGGCGAGCGAACCGATGTCGGTGGAGCCGCCGCGACGTGCCCCCTTGGGGGTCCCGGTGGTGCCCGAGGTGAGCAGCACGATGCGGCCGGCCCGCTCGGGTACCGGGGCGCGGCGGCCGAGGTTGGCCTCGATCAGTCCGTCGACGGTGTCACCGGTGGCGGTCCCCTCCACCCACGCGCGCACGTGCCGCAACTGCGGGTTGCGTCCGAGCGCGTGAGCGATGAGTCCGTCGAACTCGTCGTCGGCGATCACCAGGTCCACGTGTTCGCGGATGAGGACATCGGCCAGTTGCGGTGCGGCGAAGCCGGTGTTGAGCAGGACCGAGTCGAGGCCCAGACGTGAAGTGGCGGCGAGAGATTCGATGATGCCGCGGTGGTTGCGGCACATGATGGCCACGGTGGTGACCCGATGGCCGCCGAGATCGGCGAGGGCGGCCGCCAGCGCATCGCAGCGATCATCGAGTTCTCGCCAGGTGAGGTGGCCGGCGTCGTCGAGAAGAGCACGTCCGTGCGGGTCACGTGCCGCGGCGAGCCCGATACCGCTGACCGGTGAGGCGCCGCCATGACGCCGCATCGCCAGTCCCATCCGGACGTACCGGTCGAGCCGGAGACTGCCGAGGAAACCGCTGCCGACGAGGGTGCGGATCAGCCAGCACACGTACGCGCCGCGCTCGCGAAGGTGATTCATCAGAAGAGTTCCTCTCTGCTCAGCCGAGGACCGGGAAACGACGACGGCGGGCGAGGTCGTCGAGGGCGTGCTGCATTCGTTTGCGCACCATCTCGTCGACGTCGGCGATCTCCGGGTTCGTCCCGAACTCGGCGGTGATGTCGATGGGGTCGAGAACCTCGGTCACCAGCTTGGACGGCAGCGGGATGTTCGGCGGGAAGCCGGGTGTGATGCCGAACGGGAATCCGAACCCCAGTGGGGCACTTTTGATCCGCAGCAGTCGGTCGACGCCGAGGAACTTCGCGAGGCCGTCGCCGCGGTTGATGAAGAACTGGGTTTCCTGACCGCCGATGGTGACGATCGGCACAATCGGCACGCCGGCCTCCAGGGCGGTCCGGATGTAGCCGGTCCGGCCGTGGAAGTCGATCTGCGCACCCTGTGAGCTGGGGCGCATCGCCTCCCAGTCGCCACCGGGGAAGACGATGGTCGCGGCTCCGGACCGCAAGGCCTGCACCGCATTGCGTGGGTGAGCCGGCAGGAATCCGACCTTGCCGAAGATCTGCCTGCCCAGGCCGGTGAACATCAGGTCGTGGGCCAGTGTGTACAGCGGGCGGCGCTCACCGAACTCCTCGGCGAAGGCCACCGCGATCACCGGCACGTCGAAGGCCATCAGCCCGCCGGAATGGTTGGAGACCAGCAGCACACCACCGTCGGGGACCTTGTCCATGCCGCGCACCTCCGAACGGAAGTAGGTCTTGGCGACCATGCGCAGCACGGGCAGCACCCGCCCGACCCAGGTCTCGTCGCGGGCGGTGAGGTCGATGGTGTCGGCGCTCATGTCACTCCTGACAGCTGTGTCCGCCGAGTGGACGAATCACCGCGCAGCGTTGGTCGGTGTTCGCGATTCCGGCAGAATGAGAACGTGTTCTAGTATTGAATTAGAACACGTTCTAGTTTTCGTGGCCACCGGAGGTGGCGAAGACCACAAGGTGGGGAGTCGCATGGAGTTCACCCTCGAGGACATATCGGAGGCCGAGGTCGCGCGGCGGCGGGACCTCTACGCACCGCTCGCCGACACGGTGCGCGATCTGATCGACGCGGTCATCCGCACCGAAGTCGGCGACGACGCCATCGACGACGCCCGACGACGCATCGCCGCCGTCGTCGACGACCTGCGTGCCGAACAGATCGACGGGCCCTACGGTGTGCGCTACACCCGCGAATACACCGGCATGCCCTGGGGCAACGCCGTCATCGGACTGCGCAACGCCATCGCCCCGCCGATCCGCACCGAGCGTGTTCCCGAGGGCGTACGCGCCTCGTTCACCCTCGGCGCCGCCTACGAGGGTCCGGGCGGACATGTCCACGGCGGGGTGTGCGCGATGATCCTCGACCATGTGCTCGGCGAGGGCGCCAGCTCCGACGACGTGCCCTGCTACACCGGCACCATCACGATGCGCTATCTGCGGCCCACACCCCTCGGCGAGCTGACCGCGGCGTCCTGGATCACCGAGCGCGAGGGGCGCAAGAAGATCGTGCGCGGCACGCTGTCCGACGCCGCGGGTGTCACCGTGGAGGCCGACGGGATCTTCATCGTGCCTAAGAGCTGGGACGGCCCCATGCCCCGTAAGTCGCGGGACTGACCCGGTGCGGGCCGCGGTCACCGCCGAGGGCGGTTTCGAGGTCGTCGACGTCGACGATCCCCGGCCGGCTCCCGGCGAACTACTGCTGCGGGTGGCGGCCAATGGGATCTGCGGATCCGACGTGTCCACCGCACCGTTGCTCCCGCCGGGAATCATCATGGGCCACGAGTTCGCCGGCGAGGTGATCGGTCACGGCAACGGTGCCGATCACGATCAGTGGCCGGCCGGTACGCCGGTGGCGGTCATGCCGGTCGCCGGGTGCGGACACTGCCGGGCATGCGCCGTCGGCGACATCGCGCGGTGCGCCTCGGCTCAGACCCTCGGGCTCGGGCTGGGTGCCGGCGCACTGGCCGAATTCGTTTGTGTGCCGGCCGGTTCCTGCGTCCGGCTCGACACCCTGGCCCCCGCCGGCGCCGAGGTGGATCTGGTGGGTTCCGCGATCACCGAACCCCTTGCCGTCGGCCTCCACGCGGTCAGCGCAGCCCGGGTCGCACCGGGTGACCGGGTTCTGGTGATCGGCGCCGGGCCGGTGGGATTGGCTGTCCTGCACTGGTTGTCGAGGTCCACGGCGTCGACGGTCGTCTGCTCGGACAAGGCCGCCCACGTCGCACCGCCGCCGCGGACAACGGCGCGACGACGTCCCTCGACCCGGCCGACGTGCCGTCCGGGGCTTTCGACGTCGTGATCGAATGCGCGGGCAAACCCGGGGTGATCGCCGCGGCGATCGATGCGGCCGCGCCCCTGGGCACCGTCGTCGTCGCGGGCGTGTGCCTGTCCGCCGACAGCTTCCTGCCGGTCGCCGGCGTCGTCAAATAGCTGACC is part of the Gordonia bronchialis DSM 43247 genome and encodes:
- a CDS encoding AMP-binding protein, with translation MMNHLRERGAYVCWLIRTLVGSGFLGSLRLDRYVRMGLAMRRHGGASPVSGIGLAAARDPHGRALLDDAGHLTWRELDDRCDALAAALADLGGHRVTTVAIMCRNHRGIIESLAATSRLGLDSVLLNTGFAAPQLADVLIREHVDLVIADDEFDGLIAHALGRNPQLRHVRAWVEGTATGDTVDGLIEANLGRRAPVPERAGRIVLLTSGTTGTPKGARRGGSTDIGSLAAMLDRIPWRAGETTVIAAPIFHAWGFGQVAISATMTCTMVMRRRFDPVATLELVREHGAGGLAVVPVMLERIMDLPDDVLDAHQMPSLRFVTASGSRMRTDALLGFMDRFGDVVYNSYNATEAGLISTATPADLRLAPDTAGRPLTGTSVRLLDDADREVPTGEVGRIVVASNSGFDGYTSSDTKAFADGHMVSGDVGRVDERGLLFVVGRDDEMIVSGGENVYPLEVEQVIGAHPAVREVAVIGVDDPKFGQRLAAYVVRAPQTIVGAEALRDHVREQLAGFKVPRDVHFIDELPRNATGKVLKRQLVESGEPTPDRKVG
- a CDS encoding lysophospholipid acyltransferase family protein; the encoded protein is MSADTIDLTARDETWVGRVLPVLRMVAKTYFRSEVRGMDKVPDGGVLLVSNHSGGLMAFDVPVIAVAFAEEFGERRPLYTLAHDLMFTGLGRQIFGKVGFLPAHPRNAVQALRSGAATIVFPGGDWEAMRPSSQGAQIDFHGRTGYIRTALEAGVPIVPIVTIGGQETQFFINRGDGLAKFLGVDRLLRIKSAPLGFGFPFGITPGFPPNIPLPSKLVTEVLDPIDITAEFGTNPEIADVDEMVRKRMQHALDDLARRRRFPVLG
- a CDS encoding hotdog domain-containing protein — encoded protein: MEFTLEDISEAEVARRRDLYAPLADTVRDLIDAVIRTEVGDDAIDDARRRIAAVVDDLRAEQIDGPYGVRYTREYTGMPWGNAVIGLRNAIAPPIRTERVPEGVRASFTLGAAYEGPGGHVHGGVCAMILDHVLGEGASSDDVPCYTGTITMRYLRPTPLGELTAASWITEREGRKKIVRGTLSDAAGVTVEADGIFIVPKSWDGPMPRKSRD
- a CDS encoding alcohol dehydrogenase catalytic domain-containing protein; the encoded protein is MRAAVTAEGGFEVVDVDDPRPAPGELLLRVAANGICGSDVSTAPLLPPGIIMGHEFAGEVIGHGNGADHDQWPAGTPVAVMPVAGCGHCRACAVGDIARCASAQTLGLGLGAGALAEFVCVPAGSCVRLDTLAPAGAEVDLVGSAITEPLAVGLHAVSAARVAPGDRVLVIGAGPVGLAVLHWLSRSTASTVVCSDKAAHVAPPPRTTARRRPSTRPTCRPGLSTS